The Carnobacterium divergens genome includes a window with the following:
- a CDS encoding TatD family hydrolase has translation MLFDTHTHLNDEAFSGEEAAAVERATAHDVKRMAIVGFDEKTIEKSLELSRDFAEIYSIIGWHPTEAYLYNDKIEEKLIQQLQLPKVVAMGEMGLDYHWDTSPKQTQKEVFRRQMQIAKELKLPISIHMRDAIEDTYQILKEEHVEDIGGIMHSFSGDTLWMERFLDLGMHISLSGVVTFKKAVEVHEVAKATPFDKLLVETDAPYLTPVPFRGKRNEPAYVKYVAEEVAKLRGVSYEEVAQQTTANANRLFGLK, from the coding sequence ATGTTATTTGACACACACACACACTTAAATGATGAAGCATTTAGTGGTGAAGAAGCCGCAGCAGTAGAAAGAGCAACCGCTCATGATGTAAAGCGCATGGCAATTGTTGGTTTTGATGAAAAAACAATTGAAAAATCACTTGAATTAAGCCGTGATTTTGCAGAAATATACAGTATCATTGGATGGCACCCAACGGAAGCTTATTTATATAACGATAAAATTGAAGAGAAATTAATTCAACAATTGCAGTTGCCAAAAGTCGTGGCCATGGGTGAGATGGGATTAGATTATCATTGGGATACATCACCAAAGCAAACTCAAAAAGAGGTTTTTAGAAGACAGATGCAAATCGCAAAAGAACTAAAATTACCCATCAGTATTCATATGCGAGATGCCATTGAAGATACGTATCAAATTTTAAAAGAAGAACACGTAGAAGATATTGGCGGAATTATGCATAGTTTTAGTGGTGATACGCTGTGGATGGAACGTTTCTTAGATTTAGGTATGCATATTTCACTAAGTGGAGTGGTAACCTTTAAAAAAGCGGTTGAAGTACATGAAGTAGCTAAAGCGACCCCGTTTGACAAGTTACTTGTCGAAACAGACGCTCCATATTTGACTCCAGTTCCTTTTAGAGGAAAAAGAAACGAACCGGCGTACGTAAAATATGTTGCCGAAGAAGTTGCTAAATTAAGAGGGGTTTCTTATGAAGAAGTGGCACAACAAACTACAGCGAATGCCAATCGTTTGTTTGGGTTGAAGTAA
- a CDS encoding alpha/beta hydrolase: MEKKKRRIGYVAPFLIGVLMAPAIITRLTPVPVSKLLRKRFERPKEFTPRNHEEIQAKTTSVNDIDYHSTLANGKMDVIMPKESLEKSPLIIWVHGGAYVGGDKRDITSYAESIASYGYVVANINYALAPEQIYPGPLVQLTESYLYLKEHAEEFGIDLDQVLFAGDSAGAQIVAQFLAIQTNPILAELVAIQAVVPKESIKGGLLFCGPFNIEKLGTESKSRLMNILMNQVAWAYVGEKNWLKDERLKQVALDLHITKEYPPVFVTDGNTNSFEHHAHEFIEQLKAKQIEVESIFFDPKEAKTEHEYQFLLNTEPAKITFNKMMEFIEKHVS; the protein is encoded by the coding sequence ATGGAAAAGAAAAAGCGCCGGATTGGTTACGTGGCACCATTTTTAATAGGTGTCTTAATGGCTCCAGCCATTATCACGAGATTAACCCCCGTCCCGGTTTCAAAATTATTAAGAAAACGGTTTGAACGCCCGAAAGAATTTACGCCTCGAAACCATGAAGAAATCCAAGCTAAAACTACCTCAGTCAACGACATTGATTACCACTCAACATTGGCAAATGGGAAAATGGATGTAATAATGCCTAAAGAGTCACTTGAAAAATCCCCTTTAATTATTTGGGTTCATGGTGGAGCTTACGTTGGTGGGGATAAAAGAGATATTACGAGCTATGCAGAAAGTATTGCGAGCTATGGTTATGTGGTTGCTAATATCAATTATGCACTAGCACCGGAGCAAATTTATCCAGGCCCTTTAGTTCAGTTAACTGAAAGTTACCTTTATTTAAAGGAGCACGCAGAAGAATTTGGAATTGATTTGGATCAAGTGCTTTTTGCAGGCGATTCAGCAGGAGCACAGATTGTTGCACAATTTTTAGCAATCCAGACCAATCCAATTTTAGCAGAATTAGTCGCAATTCAAGCCGTCGTACCAAAAGAAAGTATCAAAGGTGGTCTCCTATTTTGCGGACCCTTCAATATTGAAAAATTAGGAACAGAAAGTAAATCAAGGTTAATGAATATCTTGATGAACCAAGTTGCATGGGCATATGTAGGAGAAAAAAACTGGTTAAAAGATGAGCGCTTAAAACAAGTGGCATTAGATTTACACATTACAAAAGAATATCCGCCAGTTTTTGTAACAGATGGCAATACAAATTCTTTTGAGCACCACGCTCATGAATTTATTGAACAATTAAAGGCAAAACAGATTGAAGTGGAAAGTATTTTCTTTGATCCAAAAGAAGCAAAAACAGAGCATGAATATCAATTTCTTTTAAATACAGAGCCAGCTAAAATAACGTTCAATAAAATGATGGAATTTATTGAAAAACACGTATCTTAA
- a CDS encoding metal ABC transporter substrate-binding protein — MKNKKIMGFSILLLSILFVVAGCGNKQETAKTDKLQVVTTFYPMYDFTKNVVGDNGEVSVLMKAGTEPHDYEPSAKDIAKIADSDVFVYNSEEMETWVGSVLKNIDTKKTVVIDASKEIKLLEGSHEEEDEDHDHEGHSHAHDPHVWLDPVLAKEEVNAIKEGLIKADQTNKASYEKNAKTYSDKLDALNEKFETGLKDAKNRTFVTQHAAFAYLAARYDLKQVAISGISPDQEPSPAKLAELNDFVKENNIKVIYFEETASPKIAKTLAKETGATLAVLSPIEGITKEDQDQGMDYIKVMENNLKALQETIK, encoded by the coding sequence ATGAAAAATAAAAAAATAATGGGATTCAGTATTTTATTGCTTAGCATCTTATTTGTTGTAGCAGGGTGTGGCAATAAACAAGAAACAGCAAAAACAGATAAACTACAAGTAGTGACGACATTTTATCCAATGTATGATTTTACAAAAAATGTGGTAGGAGACAATGGCGAGGTTTCTGTTTTAATGAAAGCTGGTACAGAACCACATGATTACGAACCTAGCGCAAAAGACATCGCCAAAATTGCGGATTCAGATGTTTTTGTTTACAATAGTGAAGAGATGGAAACATGGGTTGGCAGTGTATTGAAAAATATTGATACGAAAAAGACCGTGGTCATCGATGCAAGTAAAGAGATCAAATTGCTTGAAGGCAGTCACGAAGAAGAAGATGAAGATCACGACCACGAAGGACATAGTCATGCTCATGACCCACATGTTTGGTTAGATCCAGTTTTAGCAAAGGAAGAAGTTAATGCGATTAAAGAAGGTCTCATTAAAGCAGATCAAACAAACAAAGCAAGCTATGAAAAAAACGCCAAAACTTATTCAGATAAATTAGATGCTTTAAATGAAAAATTTGAAACAGGTTTAAAAGACGCAAAAAACCGTACCTTCGTGACACAACATGCAGCATTTGCTTATTTAGCAGCACGATACGATTTAAAACAAGTCGCTATTTCTGGTATTTCTCCAGATCAAGAGCCCAGTCCTGCTAAGTTAGCAGAGTTAAATGATTTCGTGAAGGAAAACAACATTAAGGTGATTTACTTTGAAGAAACGGCTTCTCCTAAAATTGCCAAAACACTAGCTAAAGAAACAGGCGCAACGCTAGCTGTGTTAAGCCCAATTGAAGGCATTACAAAAGAAGATCAAGATCAAGGAATGGATTACATCAAAGTAATGGAAAATAACTTGAAAGCCTTACAAGAAACCATCAAATAA
- a CDS encoding Veg family protein: MPITLASIKKNLDCQLGRKIMLTAQTGRKRKTERKGILRETYPSVFVVDLDQDENAFERVSYSYTDVLTQSVEIQFFNEESCEYA; this comes from the coding sequence ATGCCAATTACGTTAGCAAGTATCAAAAAGAACTTGGATTGTCAGTTAGGTAGAAAGATTATGTTAACCGCTCAAACGGGACGCAAAAGAAAGACCGAACGAAAGGGAATTTTACGTGAAACGTATCCCTCTGTTTTTGTTGTAGATCTGGATCAAGATGAAAATGCATTTGAACGTGTATCATACAGCTATACGGATGTATTGACTCAATCAGTTGAGATTCAATTTTTTAATGAAGAAAGTTGCGAGTATGCTTAA
- a CDS encoding metal ABC transporter ATP-binding protein: protein MHYIEVNDLTFYYDEEPVLENISFTVDPGEFVMLTGENGAAKSTLLRNILGLLKPGKGSATISKVNSAGEKLSIGYIPQQIASFNAGFPSTVLELVRSGRYQQGRWFKRLTPEDHEHVERALLSVGMWDMRHKKIGELSGGQKQRICLARIFATDPDLFVLDEPTTGMDVEARGEFYKLLKHSSQVHGKGILMVTHDHDDIKEYADRHIQLIRKEDSPWRCFAMNSCSTPSKPLS, encoded by the coding sequence GTGCATTATATAGAAGTAAACGATTTGACTTTTTATTATGATGAAGAGCCAGTCTTAGAAAACATTTCCTTTACCGTTGACCCAGGAGAATTTGTGATGCTGACAGGAGAAAATGGAGCAGCAAAATCAACGTTGCTTAGAAACATTCTAGGTCTGTTAAAACCGGGAAAGGGAAGTGCAACGATTTCTAAGGTGAATAGCGCTGGTGAAAAACTAAGCATTGGGTATATTCCACAACAAATTGCCTCGTTTAATGCTGGATTTCCTAGTACAGTTTTAGAGTTAGTACGATCAGGCCGCTATCAACAAGGTCGTTGGTTTAAACGCCTGACCCCAGAAGATCATGAACATGTGGAGCGGGCCCTCTTATCTGTTGGAATGTGGGATATGCGTCATAAAAAAATTGGTGAGCTATCAGGTGGGCAAAAACAGCGGATTTGTTTGGCTCGAATTTTTGCGACAGATCCAGATTTGTTTGTGTTAGATGAACCAACAACTGGAATGGACGTAGAAGCACGAGGCGAATTTTATAAGCTACTAAAACACAGCAGTCAAGTTCATGGAAAAGGAATTCTGATGGTAACCCATGATCATGATGACATTAAAGAGTACGCCGACCGTCATATTCAGTTGATTCGAAAGGAGGACTCACCGTGGAGATGTTTCGCCATGAATTCATGCAGCACGCCTTCCAAGCCTCTTTCTTAA
- a CDS encoding metal ABC transporter permease has product MEMFRHEFMQHAFQASFLIAVIAPLLGLFLVLRRQSLMADTLSHISLAGVALGMFLNINPTFTTLVVVVIAALIIEYVRSIYKTYSEVSIAVLMSAGLSIALVLMSLDQGSGTASVQQYLFGSIVTISQEQVYLLTALFVIVVTLFFLFRKPMYVLTFDEDTAYTAGLPVRLMSLLFNVITGVTIAVIMPIAGALLVSAIMILPAAIAMRLSKSFNWVMVMGVIVGLVGMFGGLTASYEFGTPPGATITLIFILLFIISGGCIAIISKLRYRDSRKS; this is encoded by the coding sequence GTGGAGATGTTTCGCCATGAATTCATGCAGCACGCCTTCCAAGCCTCTTTCTTAATTGCTGTGATTGCGCCATTATTAGGCCTCTTTCTTGTGTTAAGAAGACAGTCTTTGATGGCAGATACACTTTCGCATATTTCGTTAGCAGGTGTGGCATTAGGTATGTTTTTAAATATCAATCCAACATTCACAACGTTAGTCGTTGTTGTTATTGCGGCGTTGATTATAGAATACGTTCGCAGTATTTATAAAACTTATTCGGAAGTATCCATTGCGGTCTTAATGTCTGCAGGTCTATCGATTGCATTGGTACTTATGAGCTTAGATCAAGGAAGTGGAACCGCAAGTGTACAGCAATACTTGTTTGGTTCAATCGTAACCATTAGCCAAGAGCAAGTATACTTATTAACCGCATTATTTGTTATTGTAGTAACTTTATTCTTCCTGTTTAGAAAACCAATGTATGTTTTGACGTTTGACGAGGATACCGCCTATACAGCTGGTTTACCCGTTCGTTTAATGTCCTTGTTATTCAACGTGATTACAGGTGTAACAATTGCAGTGATTATGCCAATAGCTGGAGCTTTACTCGTTTCTGCTATTATGATTTTGCCAGCAGCTATCGCGATGCGATTAAGCAAAAGCTTTAACTGGGTGATGGTAATGGGCGTTATTGTAGGTTTGGTGGGGATGTTTGGTGGATTAACAGCATCTTATGAATTTGGAACCCCACCAGGCGCTACCATTACATTGATTTTTATTCTTTTATTTATTATAAGTGGCGGATGTATTGCTATTATTTCAAAACTTCGCTATCGAGACAGTCGTAAGTCCTAA
- the rnmV gene encoding ribonuclease M5 — MEKIKEIIVVEGRDDTRRIQESLEADTIETRGSAINEDILEMIAKAQETRGVIVFTDPDFPGEKIRKIISRRIPGVKHAFLKVEDAKPKGKGSLGIEHASPAAIREALSKVYTEMVEKETLIPRILLIDAGLLAGTNSKKRREKLGEHLNIGYTNGKQLEKRLQMFQITPTEVIEAMKQILEEENDPTT; from the coding sequence ATGGAAAAAATTAAGGAAATTATTGTTGTAGAAGGCAGAGACGATACAAGAAGAATTCAAGAATCCCTTGAAGCGGATACAATTGAAACCAGAGGTTCTGCAATTAATGAAGACATTCTCGAAATGATTGCTAAAGCACAAGAAACCAGAGGCGTAATTGTTTTTACTGATCCTGATTTTCCAGGTGAAAAAATTCGTAAAATCATTTCACGAAGGATTCCAGGAGTGAAGCATGCGTTTTTAAAAGTTGAAGATGCGAAACCAAAAGGAAAAGGCAGCTTAGGGATTGAACACGCATCACCAGCAGCTATTCGTGAAGCTCTTTCAAAGGTATATACCGAAATGGTTGAAAAAGAAACGCTGATTCCAAGAATACTTTTAATTGATGCTGGTTTACTAGCGGGCACGAACTCTAAAAAACGGCGAGAAAAATTAGGAGAACACTTAAACATCGGGTATACTAATGGAAAACAATTGGAAAAAAGATTGCAAATGTTTCAAATTACTCCAACAGAGGTAATTGAAGCGATGAAACAGATTTTGGAGGAAGAAAATGACCCAACAACGTAA
- a CDS encoding leucine-rich repeat domain-containing protein, which translates to MNLKRNTILLTCGAILFTTTGTLLSPMPTQASTLEMNQNKIVEIKDPVLKEAIKQQLGLTPDEEITYENIQKLTDLNVSESAIKTLEGLENAHSLKTLYLYHVQQFDGNLAPIAGLTELTELNVGKANITDLSPLKNLSKNMVGMSFEDNPHLTDNNNILGAFTHLKTLSINNTAISNLDFLKNMYDLDILFLNNLPLDATSHLTYISQNKELTKLSMNNLALSSLEFIRPLQNLQGLSVKDNHITDFRPLAATKVDTHNDDLFSAENQSILLPTGTVGTSTFVNLCLPQNDVPVLHWNALGELSHNQLTWYETGVNTLDFSSNDGLISGTIQQIIQ; encoded by the coding sequence ATGAATTTGAAAAGAAATACTATTTTATTAACTTGTGGAGCAATTTTATTTACAACTACCGGAACACTATTGTCTCCTATGCCAACACAAGCAAGTACACTAGAAATGAATCAGAATAAGATTGTCGAAATTAAAGACCCCGTTTTAAAAGAAGCTATCAAACAACAATTAGGTCTGACACCTGATGAAGAAATCACTTATGAAAACATTCAAAAGTTAACGGATTTAAATGTTTCAGAGTCTGCCATCAAAACACTCGAAGGCTTGGAAAATGCGCATTCTTTAAAAACACTTTATCTTTATCATGTTCAACAATTTGATGGCAATTTAGCACCTATTGCAGGTTTGACAGAACTCACTGAATTAAATGTCGGTAAAGCGAATATTACAGATCTATCGCCTTTAAAAAATCTATCCAAAAACATGGTGGGTATGAGCTTTGAAGACAATCCTCATTTAACTGATAACAACAATATTTTAGGAGCTTTTACACATCTCAAAACACTAAGTATTAACAATACAGCAATTTCTAACCTGGATTTCCTAAAAAACATGTACGATTTAGATATCTTATTTTTAAACAACTTGCCTCTTGATGCTACGTCTCATTTAACTTATATTAGCCAAAATAAAGAACTAACAAAACTTTCGATGAATAATCTTGCTCTTTCATCGCTTGAATTTATTAGACCTTTACAGAATTTACAAGGATTAAGCGTTAAAGACAATCATATCACGGATTTCCGACCATTAGCAGCAACAAAAGTTGATACTCATAATGATGATCTCTTTTCTGCAGAAAACCAATCAATCTTACTTCCTACAGGAACCGTTGGAACAAGTACTTTCGTAAATTTATGCCTTCCTCAAAATGACGTACCTGTTCTTCACTGGAATGCGCTAGGAGAGTTGTCTCACAACCAATTAACTTGGTACGAAACAGGAGTGAATACACTAGACTTTTCATCAAATGACGGACTTATTTCTGGCACTATCCAACAAATCATTCAATAA
- the ispE gene encoding 4-(cytidine 5'-diphospho)-2-C-methyl-D-erythritol kinase, whose product MEIIEKAPAKLNLTLDALYKREDGYHELEMVMTTVDLADHITLKSLPEDQIIIRTTSGVLPLDKRNHAFQAAKLMKETFQIKQGVEITIEKKIPIAAGLAGGSSDAAATLRGLNRLWELNLSLDELADLGAKVGSDVPFCVYGGTAFVTGRGDQIKHIGTMPQCWVVLVKPRVGVSTGTVFSALSFEELVHPNTNEMIDAIQNDDYQAMIQNVGNVLEHITIARHPDIERIKYKMLKFGADAALMSGSGPTVFALCEKYSRAQRVYNGLKGFCKEVYLVRTLK is encoded by the coding sequence ATGGAAATCATAGAAAAAGCCCCAGCAAAATTAAATTTGACCCTAGACGCCTTGTATAAACGAGAAGACGGGTACCATGAATTAGAAATGGTCATGACTACAGTAGATTTAGCGGATCATATTACGTTAAAAAGCTTACCAGAAGACCAAATTATCATTCGCACAACAAGTGGCGTATTGCCTCTGGATAAACGAAACCATGCTTTTCAAGCAGCCAAATTGATGAAGGAAACGTTCCAAATCAAACAAGGTGTTGAGATTACCATTGAAAAAAAAATTCCCATTGCAGCAGGTTTAGCTGGTGGAAGTAGTGACGCAGCAGCGACTTTAAGAGGATTGAATCGATTATGGGAACTGAATTTAAGCCTAGATGAACTAGCGGATTTAGGCGCAAAAGTAGGTTCTGATGTACCGTTTTGCGTCTACGGAGGAACGGCCTTTGTAACGGGTCGTGGAGACCAAATCAAACACATCGGAACGATGCCCCAATGCTGGGTCGTATTAGTTAAACCAAGAGTCGGCGTTTCTACAGGAACCGTCTTTAGCGCGCTCTCCTTTGAAGAGTTGGTGCATCCAAATACAAACGAAATGATTGACGCCATTCAAAACGACGACTATCAAGCAATGATTCAAAATGTTGGAAATGTTTTGGAACACATTACGATTGCACGCCACCCAGATATTGAACGCATCAAATACAAAATGTTAAAATTTGGTGCAGATGCAGCTTTAATGAGTGGAAGTGGTCCCACGGTGTTTGCTCTATGCGAAAAATACTCAAGAGCCCAAAGAGTTTACAATGGATTAAAAGGATTCTGTAAAGAAGTTTATTTAGTTAGAACACTTAAATAG
- a CDS encoding MazG-like protein — protein sequence MEFEEFTQKSKVIRDAYHKLEKKHHGREWTVEEDALAFTSDVGLISRYVMDKADIWPATQREDSNLAYKIGESVWWLAVLAERNDLDFEEAIELFINKKLTDFK from the coding sequence ATGGAATTTGAAGAATTTACTCAAAAAAGCAAAGTTATTAGAGACGCCTATCATAAGTTGGAAAAAAAGCACCATGGCAGAGAATGGACTGTAGAAGAAGATGCATTGGCATTTACTTCAGATGTGGGGTTAATTAGTCGCTATGTAATGGACAAAGCGGATATTTGGCCGGCTACCCAACGGGAGGATAGCAATTTAGCTTATAAAATTGGTGAATCTGTTTGGTGGCTCGCAGTGTTAGCTGAACGCAATGATCTTGATTTCGAAGAAGCGATTGAACTGTTTATCAATAAAAAATTAACCGATTTTAAATAA
- the rsmA gene encoding 16S rRNA (adenine(1518)-N(6)/adenine(1519)-N(6))-dimethyltransferase RsmA yields MTQQRKDIATPIRTKEILEKHGFSLKKSLGQNFIIDPNILVNIVAAAGLTKDVNVVEVGPGIGALTEHLARASKEVIAFEIDDRLLPVLADTLSPYDNVSIVHSDVLKANLKEVLAEKIDLAEPLMVVANLPYYITTPIIMYFLESEVRIDALVIMMQKEVAERITARPGTKAYGSLSIAIQYYMEAEIAFIVPKTVFVPQPNVDSAIIKLTRRDTPSVSVKDETIFFQVIKAAFVQRRKTLWNNLLTRYGKTDEIKEKLITALEVAEIDPKRRGETLDLVEFGRLSDAIGEYVLN; encoded by the coding sequence ATGACCCAACAACGTAAAGATATCGCAACACCGATTAGAACAAAAGAGATTTTAGAAAAGCATGGCTTTTCTTTAAAGAAAAGTTTAGGTCAAAATTTTATTATCGATCCCAATATTCTAGTGAATATTGTTGCTGCTGCAGGACTAACAAAAGACGTGAATGTAGTCGAGGTAGGACCTGGTATTGGCGCATTAACCGAACACTTAGCAAGAGCTAGTAAAGAAGTCATTGCTTTTGAAATTGATGACCGCCTTCTACCTGTCTTGGCAGATACTTTAAGTCCATACGACAATGTATCCATTGTGCATAGTGATGTATTAAAAGCAAATTTAAAAGAAGTATTAGCAGAAAAAATTGATCTCGCGGAACCTTTGATGGTAGTTGCCAACTTACCCTACTACATTACAACGCCAATCATCATGTATTTCTTAGAATCTGAAGTTCGTATTGACGCTTTAGTGATTATGATGCAAAAAGAAGTAGCCGAGCGAATTACAGCCCGTCCAGGTACAAAAGCATATGGTTCCTTGTCGATAGCGATTCAATACTATATGGAAGCAGAAATTGCTTTTATCGTTCCTAAAACAGTTTTTGTCCCACAACCAAATGTTGATTCAGCGATTATTAAGCTAACAAGAAGAGACACACCAAGTGTGAGTGTGAAGGATGAAACCATTTTCTTCCAAGTTATTAAAGCAGCTTTTGTGCAACGTCGTAAAACACTTTGGAATAATCTGTTGACTCGCTATGGAAAGACAGACGAGATAAAGGAAAAACTCATTACAGCGTTAGAAGTTGCCGAAATTGATCCTAAGCGTCGCGGAGAAACGTTAGACTTAGTTGAATTTGGTCGATTGTCAGATGCAATAGGAGAGTATGTGTTGAACTAA